From one Luteolibacter sp. Y139 genomic stretch:
- a CDS encoding PAS domain-containing sensor histidine kinase, protein MNAVSILWPMIAGACLVLAAVQLLVRLHDKNAQANLWLALLSLAITGIAAAELALMLAGSTEDFATATRWIHVPIFITFVAIVRFVTRCFGTARGWLGWTVIGVRAFALVLNFAVGLNLNHDAILRLRPIRFLGSTVMTADAVFSQRTRIAEVSTLLLLAFVVDASLRLWRKGEADARRQAVVIGGSVTAFVVIGFAQGVLIHSGVVAMPYLISLPFLVVVAAMSYELSRDLLRSARNAEELREVAESMHLAAGAAGLAFWRWEIPQDRIWVNPQGRALYGVPANTPITFERYLTSLHSEDRERVRRGIEGALTGNGELRTDYRVKDSAGMEHWVEARGKVDFNGGGKPLRMRGVSIDVTERHHMQERFRLSVDASPNGVVLANAAGLILLTNRRADEMLGYAPGELLGQPVGNLLPERHRCEHAAPREGLHRMPESRTMEAGHELHALRKDGSEFPVEIGISPVESPEGTLVLSVIVDISARREAEEEARRHRDELAHVTRVTTLSELSGSLAHELNQPLAIILANAQAAQRLMAQSPPDLAEVKDILTDIVDEDRRAGEVIQRLRALLKRGETKMLPVSFNEIATEVLHLTHADLIGRGVTVSRELSPELPLVAGDRVQLQQVLLNLVLNAADAMAGNPVGFRQIQVVTSLEGDVARLSVRDAGCGLPEDVERLFEPFFTTKQHGLGMGLAICRSIVAAHGGRLRAQPHSECGAVFHLEIPVCPQQAAWS, encoded by the coding sequence ATGAATGCGGTTTCCATTTTGTGGCCGATGATTGCGGGTGCCTGCCTGGTGCTGGCGGCAGTCCAATTGCTGGTGCGGCTGCACGACAAGAATGCGCAGGCCAACTTGTGGCTGGCGCTTCTTTCTCTGGCGATCACGGGGATTGCGGCCGCAGAGCTTGCGCTGATGCTGGCGGGCTCCACGGAGGACTTTGCCACCGCCACGCGGTGGATTCACGTGCCGATCTTCATCACTTTCGTCGCTATTGTTAGATTCGTGACGCGTTGCTTTGGCACCGCGCGGGGTTGGCTGGGCTGGACCGTGATCGGGGTCCGGGCGTTCGCGCTGGTGCTGAACTTCGCGGTCGGCCTGAACCTCAATCACGATGCGATCCTGCGGTTGCGGCCGATCCGATTTCTTGGTTCCACGGTGATGACGGCGGATGCGGTTTTCAGCCAACGGACGAGGATCGCCGAGGTGAGCACCTTGCTGTTGCTGGCGTTTGTGGTGGATGCCTCGTTGCGACTGTGGCGGAAGGGAGAAGCCGACGCGCGCCGACAGGCGGTGGTGATCGGGGGCAGTGTGACGGCGTTCGTGGTGATCGGCTTCGCCCAAGGAGTGCTCATTCACTCCGGCGTGGTGGCGATGCCCTATTTGATCAGCTTGCCGTTTCTGGTGGTGGTGGCGGCGATGAGCTATGAGCTGAGCCGCGACTTGCTACGCTCGGCGCGAAACGCGGAAGAATTGCGGGAGGTAGCCGAGAGCATGCATCTAGCTGCCGGTGCCGCGGGGCTGGCCTTTTGGCGCTGGGAAATTCCCCAGGACCGAATCTGGGTGAATCCACAGGGGCGTGCGCTCTACGGCGTGCCGGCAAACACGCCGATCACTTTCGAGCGCTACCTGACTTCGCTACATTCCGAAGACCGCGAGCGGGTGCGGCGCGGCATTGAGGGCGCGCTCACGGGAAACGGGGAGCTTCGCACCGACTACCGGGTCAAGGATAGCGCCGGGATGGAGCATTGGGTGGAGGCGCGCGGAAAGGTGGATTTCAACGGCGGCGGCAAACCGCTCCGGATGCGCGGGGTCTCGATCGATGTGACCGAGCGGCACCACATGCAGGAGCGCTTTCGCCTGAGCGTGGATGCGTCGCCGAATGGAGTGGTGCTGGCGAATGCGGCGGGCTTGATCCTGCTGACGAACCGGCGAGCCGACGAGATGTTAGGCTATGCGCCGGGGGAGTTGTTAGGCCAACCGGTGGGGAACCTGCTGCCCGAGCGCCATCGATGCGAGCATGCGGCCCCTCGCGAGGGCCTTCACCGGATGCCGGAGTCCCGGACGATGGAGGCGGGTCACGAGCTTCATGCGCTGCGCAAGGACGGCAGCGAGTTTCCCGTGGAGATCGGGATCAGCCCGGTGGAAAGTCCCGAAGGCACGCTGGTCCTCAGCGTGATCGTCGATATCAGCGCTCGCCGGGAGGCTGAGGAGGAGGCGAGACGTCATCGTGATGAGCTGGCCCATGTCACCCGGGTGACGACGTTGAGCGAATTGTCCGGCTCGCTTGCTCATGAGTTGAATCAACCGCTGGCAATCATTCTGGCAAATGCGCAGGCGGCGCAGAGGCTGATGGCGCAGTCGCCTCCGGACTTGGCAGAGGTGAAGGACATTCTCACCGACATCGTCGATGAAGACCGGCGCGCCGGGGAGGTGATCCAGCGGTTGAGGGCCCTGTTAAAGCGCGGCGAGACGAAGATGCTGCCGGTGTCCTTCAACGAGATCGCCACCGAGGTGCTGCACCTTACCCACGCCGACCTGATCGGGCGAGGGGTGACCGTTTCACGGGAGCTGTCTCCGGAGCTGCCGCTGGTGGCGGGTGATCGCGTGCAGCTCCAACAAGTGCTGCTGAACCTGGTGCTCAATGCCGCCGACGCGATGGCAGGCAATCCCGTGGGTTTCCGCCAGATCCAGGTGGTGACCTCGCTGGAAGGGGATGTCGCACGGCTATCTGTCCGAGATGCGGGCTGTGGCTTGCCCGAGGATGTGGAGAGACTCTTCGAGCCCTTTTTCACCACCAAGCAGCATGGGCTCGGCATGGGGCTGGCGATCTGCCGGTCGATCGTGGCGGCGCATGGCGGGCGTCTGCGGGCGCAACCCCATTCGGAATGCGGCGCGGTCTTCCATCTGGAGATCCCGGTCTGTCCCCAGCAAGCCGCCTGGTCCTGA